The Lysinibacillus timonensis nucleotide sequence TGGTTATATCTTAGTTGAAAGTTAGTTCTAAGAGAATTGAATGTCTATAATTTTTAAATAGTCGAAACCACTTATCTATATTAATGAATCGAGCGACCAGTTTTGAAAAAATTATTAAGATTATTCCTTCTTATTCTAGGAGTATATATATTTTTATATGTCAATAATCATTGGATTGTGACGACAGAACATCTATATGAATCGGAAAAAATTCCAAAAAGCTTCAATGGTTTTCGTATAACACAAGTATCAGATTTACATGATGCTGTATTCGGTAATAATCAGAAGCAACTAGTGAATAAAGTGAGGGCTACCAATCCTGATGTCATCTTTATTACGGGGGATTTAATAGATAGTAACCGGTATGATTTAGAGCAGAGTTTAGCAGCAGTAAAGGAATTTGTTAAAATTGCTGATGTTTATTATGTAATAGGTAATCATGAAGTTGCTATCAATGAGGTCGAGCAAATTTATGATTCCATGAAAAGTATAGGTGTTAATATATTGCCGAATGTAATGACGACAATTGAGCGGAATGGGGAAAGTATTGAAATTATCGGAATTGAAGATCCTTTAAACGGTCATGAAACACAGTTTATGCTTGATATTGCGAAAGTATCTGCAAGCGATGATGCATTTCACATACTTTTAGCACATCGTCCGGAGTATTTCCAAAAATATGTAAAAAATGATTTTGATATGGTTTTCTCCGGACACGCTCATGGTGGGCAAGTTCGCATACCTTTTGTAGGTGGACTTGTTGCTCCTGGACAAGGTTTTATGCCTACATATACTGCAGGGTCATATAAAGAAAAAGAAACGACGATGTATGTTAGTAGAGGATTAGGCAATAGTACGGTACCGTTTAGAATTTTTAATCTGCCAGAAATTGTAGTAGTGGAACTGAAGGCGAAATAGTAAAAGGCGAGTCTTATTTTTAAAGCTCGCCTTCATTTTATAGGATCATTCGCTTCATTTCAGCAAGTAGATTGTCTGGGGAAATAATCTTTTCGCCACCACCTTGGACAAATGAATCGTTTCCGCCACCTTTTCCATTAATTAATGGAAGTACCTTCACGGATACCTCCTTCATACTTTTATTAACGTTTGCTCCTTTAGCTGCGACAAATTGCAGGTTACTATCATTTTCTGAGACAAGTAATACAACAGTATGTTCGTTTTCTGCAACAATTGCACGCCCAAGTTTTTGTAATGTTTGAACAGAACGATTTATAAAAGTTGTTGCAACTATATTATCTTCACCATTTGATAAAAGTTCCCTAGCCTCATAAACAAGTAAAGCATCTTGTGCCTCACTTAAGGCTTTTTCTATAGCCTTAGCATCCTTCATAACTTTCTGAAGTGCTACTGCTGCTTCTTCTTCTGGAACGCTTAAATTTCGAGCAACTTCAGACAGTACTTTTTTACGCATTGCTAGTTGCTTTAAAACACGGTTCCCACAAACAAAAAATACACGAATATTTTTCTTCATCTTCTCAATGCTCATAATTTTCAACAGGCTAACTTGACCTGTAGAAGTAGGGTGGGTCCCACCACAACCATTATAATCATAGTCAGGAATAATCACTAGTCGGATATCTTCATCCACTGAAACGTCTTTTCTAATAGGGTATTGGGAAAGTTCCTCTTTAGTTATCCACTTTGTTTCAATTGTACGATTTTCTAAAATAATGTCATTAGCACGTTTTTCAGCAAGCTCTAGTTGTTCTTCAGAAATACGATCAGTATTTAGATCTATTGAGACGAGCTCTGAACCTAAGTGGAAACTAACCGTAGCAAAATTAAATAATTCAGCAAATGAGGCGGATAATATATGCTGTCCGCAATGTTGTTGCATATGGTCAAACCGACGCTCCCAATTTATTTCTCCAACAACTTCACCATGTAAGACATTTACACTTCCTTCTACATAATGGCGAATTTTATTATCTACTTTTTCAACATCAATGACACTTACTCCATTTATTATCCCTGTATCATGAGGTTGTCCACCACCAGTAGGGTAAAAAGCAGTGTTTGATAAAACGACATAGGAACGACCGGAATCTTCAGTCCCGGTTTCAACTACCGTTGCTTTGAATTGTTTTATCATAGAATCTTGATAATAAAATAAATCCTTCAATTAACAAAACCCCCTTATAATTAGTTAGTAATAGGATTATTTTTACACAGTTTGATTTTCCTGTCACTTATGAATCAGTGTCCAAATGTTTTTAATTGACCAAGTGAAGGTTTCGTATATTATTAAAGGTAAGAATTGATGTGTACTTGTAAAAGGAGATACAAATATGGAAATTAAACAATATTCAATAGAAGAAATAAAAGATCCAACAAATATTATCGAAGGTAAACGTTATGAGGTTTTATTAGATGTAGAAGTAGATGAGGAAGATGAGTTATTCTCAGAAGCAGGAATTGAAGTACGTGTATTAGTTGGTCAAAATGATGAGGATATTCGGATCATGAATTACCACCTGATTGATAAACAAGATCAGAAGTACTTAGATTTTGCCTTAGATGAAGATGAAGAAGAAATGATTGCAACATTTTGTCGTGAGGAATTATTAAGAGATGAATAACAATATAGTATAGTGCAAACAATCTAAAGATGTTTTTACTATTATTGTTCCATGAATAGTTGTTTGCAACAAACCGTGTAAGCTAGAGATTTTCTAACTATTATAACGTTAAAAATTCAGATAACCCAGTAACCGCTCTATGGTTACTGGGTTATCTCACGTATAAAAGGGAGCTTAGAGAATTCTCTTCAGCTCACAAACATCATACTTTATTTTCTAAGAAAATAATTAATATTTACAAATTTTTAATATAAAATTTACCAAATTAAAAGATTGATAGATTAAGTAAAATATTATAGCCTACTTTAGTTAGAAAGCCTCTAATTCAGTCTTTAGTAAACGCTTAATCATATAAACCTTTACATTATCATATAATTATCAGAAATTTCAGTAACTGGATTCGATTTCCCTAGATTATGTCACCACCTACTGTTATAATACTGTCTATAATTAATTTATCTGTACCAGTACACAATTGCTGATTGTGTAGTCATGTTATTTTAAAGGGGGCGTCGTATGGCTATATTAGAGGGGTTAAAAATACTTGATTTTTCATCATTATTACCTGGATCATTTATGACTATGTTATTTTCAGACTTAGGTGCAAATGTTTTACATGTTGAATCTAAACGACGTGTGGATTAATGAGGATTATGCCTCCTTATAATGACCAAAAGGAGTCTTATATTCATCAACATATAAATCGTTCAAAACATTCAATCTCATTAAACTTAAAGAAACAAGAATCTGTTGATATTATAAAGAGATTAATAGAAGATTATGACATTATTGTAGAAGGGTTTCGCCCAGGAGTGATGAAAAGGTTAGGTTTAGATTATGAGACGTTAAATCAAGTGAACCCGAAACTTATTTATTGCTCCATAACTGGGTTTGGCCAAACAGGACCGTATAATCAAAGACCAGGTCACGACATAAATTATTTATCCATAGCCGGAGTACTTGAACATTCAAGATTAAAAGGAAAGAAACCTGTAGCAATGGGGATTCAAATTGCTGATATATCAGGGGGGGCCTTATACGCAGCAATTGGGATATTAGCTGCAGCATTATATAGAGAAAAGACAGGAAAAGGAAAGTATATAGATGTTTCAATGACAGACGCCGTATTTTCGATGAATGCTCTGTATGGTACCTCTTTTTTAAGTAGAGGTATTTTACCTAAAGCGGAAGAAGAAATACTTAACGGTGGGACATTCTATGATTATTATCAAACAAAAGATGGTAGATATTTTTCTGTTGGTAGTTTAGAACCTCATTTTCGAAAGCTACTATGTGAGGCACTCGAAATTCCAGAACTAATTGAGAGCACATTTAATGCGTCTTCATATACTCAAAAACGATTTAAAGAAGCCATTAAAGATGCATTTTTAACTAAAACATTTAATGAATGGTTAGATATATTTGACGATGATTTTGAGGGATGTGTGGAGCCTGTACTAAATTTTGAAGAAGCTTGTCAACATCCACAACTGAAAGCTCGAGGTATGATTGTGGAAGTCCCTACAAATCAAGGGGAAAATCAAAAACAAATTGGTTCACCATTAAAATTTAATGACATTAATCCAACTTATAAATTTGCCGGAGTAAAAATTGGCGAGCATACAGAAGAGGTTTTAAAAATTTATGGTTATTCAGAAGAACAAATAAAAACGTTAAGAGATGCAGGAGTCTTAGAATAGACTCATAGCTAACCCGATTTCCTTTGTAGAGCAAATTCGGGTTAGTTCTTTTTTGTAGAAGCAACTTTTATAAGCAATTAGGGTAATCGATAACAGGAGATATCATCTTAGGAAGCATTATGTTTATCATCTGTATAATAAACTCTGCTTAATTTTTAATCATATTGACTTAATATTCAAACAGGTTTATGTTAACAAGTAGAATAGTTTTCCTTTGTTACTCGTCTTATAGTTTAAGTAAATTAGTATTGTTGAAAGGATTATATCTAATGACCTATCTATCAATGATCTTCTTTCAAATTGTTATGCCTATACTTGTCCTATTAGTGATAGGAGCGTTCTTACAGAAGAAGTTCAAATTTAATTTAAAAGCCTTATCCCAGTTAATTACATATTGTTTTATGCCGATTGCAGTGTTAATGAATTTGTATGAGACATCAGTTGATATCAGTGTGTTGGCCCAAGTTGCCATTTTTATTATCTTATTTATTGGAAGCCAAATGATCCTTAGTCATTACATAGCAAAATTGCTTAAATTAAATCGAACAGAATCAGCAGTTTTTAAAAATAGTGTAGTGCTTATTAATTCGGGCAATTATGGAATCCCAGTAGCTCAAATGGTTTTTGCAACACAGCCAATTGGTGTTGCCATACAAGTGATACTAGTTATCTTCCAAAATATGACTACATATACATATGGTTTATATAACTTAATATCTGCAACTAAATCAGGCAAGGAAATTATTAAAGACTTTTTAAAAATGCCAATCGTTCATGCCTTAGTAATTGGTATTATATTAAATGTTTGGAATGTTGAAATACCCCAAATGTTGGTAATACCGCTTAATCATATTGCTGAAGGTTTTATTGCTGTCGCATTAATTACGCTTGGTGCACAGTTGTCTCAAATTGAAGTGAGAACGATATTTAATAAAACGATATTGGTTAGCTGTTTTACGAGATTACTAATAGGTCCAGCAATTGCTCTGCTTGTAATCTATGTACTAGGGCTCGATGGAGTAGTAGCGCAATCACTATTTATTGCAAGTAGCTTTCCAACATCTCGAAATAGCTCTAGCCTTGCTCTTGAGTATGATGTAGATTCAAATGTAGCAGCACAAACCGTCCTTTTCTCAACAATTGTTAGTTGTTTAACGGTAACGGTTGTAATTTATCTTTCTACTATTCTATTTGCTTAATATTCCATTGAATTCGAATGACTTTAAATATAAGTTATTCGGATTTTTTTGTTTTATAAAGTACGGATGTTGCCAAGTAGTTTTATTCTATTAGTGCATACATAATTAGGTTATTCTATTAAGTTCATTTTGTTTGAAAAGAAACTCCTATCTTAAACGTGATGTTTAAGATAGGAGTCTATTTGGAAAGTTGGATAACAATGTGAAGTTTTATAACTTCAAACGTTTAGTAGAATTTAATTATTTTGCTGCTACAGTGTTTTCGTATGGGTTAGATAAATCCATTCCATCTAATGATAGACCCATTGCTTTTGCTACACCTTCACCGTACGCTGGATCAGCTAAGTAGCAGTGTAAGATGTGTTTACGTTTAATGAATTCTTCAACACCAGCCATATTTTCAGCAGTATTTTGGAATAGACGCTCTTGTTCTTCTGCAGACATTAAACGGAATAACTTACCAGGTTGTTCAAAGTAGTTATTATCGTCTTCACGGAAGTCGTAAATGTCAGCTGGACCATCTAAAGCAAGAGATGGCTCTTTGTATTGTGGTTGAGCTTGAAGCGCACCATAGCTGTTTGGATAGTAAGAAATAGCGCTACCGTTATTTCCATCAACACGACCTTGACCATCGCGGTGGTAAGCGATGAATGGGCAACGTGGTTTATTTACTGGAATTTGATAATGATTTACACCTAAACGGTAACGAGTTGCGTCTGCGTAAGCGAACAGACGAGCTTGTAACATACGGTCAGGTGAGAATGAAATACCAGGAACTACGTTAGAAGGAGCAAATGCAGCTTGCTCAACATCAGCAAAGTAGTTTTCTGGGTTACGGTTTAATTCGAATTCCCCAACTGGAATTAGTGGGTATTCTGATTTATACCATACTTTTGTTAAATCAAATGGATTATCTTTAGAATTACGAGCTTGTTCTTCAGTCATCACTTGGATGTACATTTTCCATTTTGGGAAGTCACCTTTTTCAATTGAGTCAAAAAGGTCACGTTGTGAAGATTCACGGTCTTGACCGATGATTTTTGCAGCTTCTTCGCCAGTTAAGTTTTTAATACCTTGTTCTGTACGGAAGTGGAATTTCACATATACACGCTCACCAGCTTCGTTAATCATTGAGTATGTGTGAGAACCAAAACCGTGCATATGACGGTAACCGTCTGGAATACCACGGTCAGACATAACGATTGTTACTTGGTGTAATGCTTCCGGTAGGCTAGTCCAGAAATCCCAGTTACTATTAGCGTTATGCATGTTTGTTTTAGGGTCACGTTTAACAACGTGGTTTAAATCTGGGAAATGTAATGGGTCACGGAAGAAGAATACAGGTGTGTTGTTACCAACTAAATCCCAGTTACCTTCTTCAGTATAGAATTTCAGTGCGAAACCACGGATATCACGTTCTGCGTCAGCTGCACCACGTTCACCAGCTACTGTTGAGAAACGTGCAAACATTTCTGTTTTCTTACCAACTTCAGAGAAAATTTTTGCTTTTGTATATTTCGTAATGTCATGCGTTACAGTAAAAGTACCAAATGCACCTGAACCTTTAGCGTGCATACGACGCTCTGGAATTACTTCACGGTTAAAATTAGCTAACTTTTCAATTAAAAATACATCTTGTAAAAGAATTGGGCCACGACGACCGGCTGTTAAAACATCATCATTACTTACAACTGGAGCACC carries:
- a CDS encoding DUF6509 family protein; translated protein: MEIKQYSIEEIKDPTNIIEGKRYEVLLDVEVDEEDELFSEAGIEVRVLVGQNDEDIRIMNYHLIDKQDQKYLDFALDEDEEEMIATFCREELLRDE
- a CDS encoding AEC family transporter codes for the protein MTYLSMIFFQIVMPILVLLVIGAFLQKKFKFNLKALSQLITYCFMPIAVLMNLYETSVDISVLAQVAIFIILFIGSQMILSHYIAKLLKLNRTESAVFKNSVVLINSGNYGIPVAQMVFATQPIGVAIQVILVIFQNMTTYTYGLYNLISATKSGKEIIKDFLKMPIVHALVIGIILNVWNVEIPQMLVIPLNHIAEGFIAVALITLGAQLSQIEVRTIFNKTILVSCFTRLLIGPAIALLVIYVLGLDGVVAQSLFIASSFPTSRNSSSLALEYDVDSNVAAQTVLFSTIVSCLTVTVVIYLSTILFA
- a CDS encoding metallophosphoesterase, which produces MKKLLRLFLLILGVYIFLYVNNHWIVTTEHLYESEKIPKSFNGFRITQVSDLHDAVFGNNQKQLVNKVRATNPDVIFITGDLIDSNRYDLEQSLAAVKEFVKIADVYYVIGNHEVAINEVEQIYDSMKSIGVNILPNVMTTIERNGESIEIIGIEDPLNGHETQFMLDIAKVSASDDAFHILLAHRPEYFQKYVKNDFDMVFSGHAHGGQVRIPFVGGLVAPGQGFMPTYTAGSYKEKETTMYVSRGLGNSTVPFRIFNLPEIVVVELKAK
- a CDS encoding CaiB/BaiF CoA-transferase family protein — encoded protein: MPPYNDQKESYIHQHINRSKHSISLNLKKQESVDIIKRLIEDYDIIVEGFRPGVMKRLGLDYETLNQVNPKLIYCSITGFGQTGPYNQRPGHDINYLSIAGVLEHSRLKGKKPVAMGIQIADISGGALYAAIGILAAALYREKTGKGKYIDVSMTDAVFSMNALYGTSFLSRGILPKAEEEILNGGTFYDYYQTKDGRYFSVGSLEPHFRKLLCEALEIPELIESTFNASSYTQKRFKEAIKDAFLTKTFNEWLDIFDDDFEGCVEPVLNFEEACQHPQLKARGMIVEVPTNQGENQKQIGSPLKFNDINPTYKFAGVKIGEHTEEVLKIYGYSEEQIKTLRDAGVLE
- a CDS encoding catalase, with amino-acid sequence MYVSNSKDQRLTTTTGAPVVSNDDVLTAGRRGPILLQDVFLIEKLANFNREVIPERRMHAKGSGAFGTFTVTHDITKYTKAKIFSEVGKKTEMFARFSTVAGERGAADAERDIRGFALKFYTEEGNWDLVGNNTPVFFFRDPLHFPDLNHVVKRDPKTNMHNANSNWDFWTSLPEALHQVTIVMSDRGIPDGYRHMHGFGSHTYSMINEAGERVYVKFHFRTEQGIKNLTGEEAAKIIGQDRESSQRDLFDSIEKGDFPKWKMYIQVMTEEQARNSKDNPFDLTKVWYKSEYPLIPVGEFELNRNPENYFADVEQAAFAPSNVVPGISFSPDRMLQARLFAYADATRYRLGVNHYQIPVNKPRCPFIAYHRDGQGRVDGNNGSAISYYPNSYGALQAQPQYKEPSLALDGPADIYDFREDDNNYFEQPGKLFRLMSAEEQERLFQNTAENMAGVEEFIKRKHILHCYLADPAYGEGVAKAMGLSLDGMDLSNPYENTVAAK
- a CDS encoding alanine--tRNA ligase-related protein — its product is MKDLFYYQDSMIKQFKATVVETGTEDSGRSYVVLSNTAFYPTGGGQPHDTGIINGVSVIDVEKVDNKIRHYVEGSVNVLHGEVVGEINWERRFDHMQQHCGQHILSASFAELFNFATVSFHLGSELVSIDLNTDRISEEQLELAEKRANDIILENRTIETKWITKEELSQYPIRKDVSVDEDIRLVIIPDYDYNGCGGTHPTSTGQVSLLKIMSIEKMKKNIRVFFVCGNRVLKQLAMRKKVLSEVARNLSVPEEEAAVALQKVMKDAKAIEKALSEAQDALLVYEARELLSNGEDNIVATTFINRSVQTLQKLGRAIVAENEHTVVLLVSENDSNLQFVAAKGANVNKSMKEVSVKVLPLINGKGGGNDSFVQGGGEKIISPDNLLAEMKRMIL
- a CDS encoding CoA transferase → MAILEGLKILDFSSLLPGSFMTMLFSDLGANVLHVESKRRVD